A window of the Hippoglossus stenolepis isolate QCI-W04-F060 chromosome 8, HSTE1.2, whole genome shotgun sequence genome harbors these coding sequences:
- the LOC118113658 gene encoding H-2 class II histocompatibility antigen, E-S beta chain-like, protein MNVRSFSSLLCVFLLFPIADAFFVHGFIRCQLISKHEVVYLEQVYFNKRLIVQYNSSLGNYTSYVEYMKEVVHYLNDPSFLKKKEKDIEKCRSHLPKMEVLSTPVKPYVRLSSAKAESGRHQRVLVCNVYNFYPKQIRVTWLRDGKNATSDVTSTDKLANGNWLYHIHSHLEYTPRLREKITCMVEHVSFKDPQLYDWDPMSESERKKFAVGTAGLLLGLVVLLAGGIYYKRNTTGRELVPTG, encoded by the exons ATGAATGTTCGCAGCTTCTCTTCACTTCTGTGTGTATTCCTGTTGTTTCCAATAGCAG ATGCTTTCTTCGTGCATGGGTTCATTCGTTGCCAACTTATATCCAAGCATGAAGTTGTGTATCTGGAACAAGTCTACTTTAATAAGAGGCTTATTGTCCAGTACAACAGCTCCTTGGGAAACTATACCAGCTACGTCGAATACATGAAGGAAGTTGTACACTACCTTAACGACCCAtcttttttgaaaaaaaaggaaaaggataTTGAGAAATGCAGAAGCCACTTACCAAAAATGGAAGTCCTTTCAACACCAG TCAAGCCCTATGTCAGACTGAGTTCAGCTAAGGCAGAGAGCGGCAGACATCAGAGAGTCCTCGTCTGCAACGTGTACAACTTTTATCCCAAACAAATCAGAGTGACATGGCTGAGGGACGGAAAGAATGCAACATCTGATGTGACGTCCACTGACAAGCTGGCCAACGGGAACTGGCTCTACCACATCCACTCCCATCTGGAGTATACGcccagactgagagagaaaattaCCTGTATGGTGGAGCACGTCAGCTTTAAGGATCCACAACTTTATGACTGGG accCCATGTCTGAGTCCGAGAGGAAAAAGTTTGCTGTTGGGACTGCAGGGCTGCTGCTGGGTCTTGTTGTTTTACTTGCTGGGGGGATTTACTACAAGAGGAACACTACTG